A single region of the Nomia melanderi isolate GNS246 chromosome 12, iyNomMela1, whole genome shotgun sequence genome encodes:
- the Fip1 gene encoding factor interacting with poly(A) polymerase 1 isoform X2, translating into MADENEDQWLYGDSTDGKEYTPISVQPESQENDSTAITAEEKSENLDDQKTETAPDPTSEVPEEVEPQEEESPSNDNIQNDSNTEVTKNGIREPSSQEDGEAASDSDSDDDVHVVIGDIKSTPAYGSLNIKRGGLLTNASGVPDKLNKQPGKFSIDEFETIGVINGMPAHEFNLDQLEDKPWRQPGADITDYFNYGFNEETWRAYCERQKRMRSESGVGLILNAGGGGGGSAGSMRVPQVAITNDNSKYSGIMGPKRAGPPPGRKMAGTIDVIGSSGLASRRNLDKSPPKGNVIQVMTADRREYSRKPGFPDMSVPPPGAGMPPAFDMPPPGYPGEPAPFYMPETDPYYQSYEPTQDNQWGNDPTWQPTNLAIPMTEGEDDKDTGPKTIPTMVPPTNIPPLIPPRDSRDRERDRERERDRDRELDSMGRDRERDKERDRDREREKDSMIRERDRERDSMSRDEERDRDRHRHRSRSRSRRHKSRSRSPSRRKKKSRRSERERSKEESE; encoded by the exons ATGGCGGACGAGAATGAGGATCAGTGGTTATACGGGGACTCAACTGATGGAAAAGAGTACACGCCAATATCCGTTCAACCGGAGAGTCAAGAAAATGATTCGACAGCTATTACGGCCGAAGAAAAATCGGAAAATTTGGATGATCAAAAGACAGAAACAGCTCCTGACCCAACATCAGAG GTACCCGAAGAGGTAGAACCACAAGAAGAAGAATCACCTTCGAAcgataatatacaaaatgatagcAATACAGAAGTAACTAAAAATGGCATAAGAGAACCATCCAGTCAAGAGGATGGAGAAGCAGCCAGTGATTCAGATTCCGACGATGACGTCCACGTTGTCATTGGTGATATTAAATCTACTCCTGCGTACGGTAGCCTTAACATTAAAAGAGGAGGATTACTCACGAATGCATCCGGAGTACCagacaaattaaataaacagccCGGGAAATTTAGTATAGATGAATTTGAAACAATAGGAGTTATTAATGGTATGCCAGCACACGAATTCAATTTAGATCAGTTGGAGGATAAACCTTGGAGACAGCCTGGTGCAGATATCacagattattttaattacggTTTCAACGAGGAAACGTGGAGAGCGTACTGCGAAAGACAGAAAAGAATGAGAAGCGAATCCGGTgtaggtttaatattgaatgcgggaggaggaggaggtgggaGTGCGGGCAGTATGAGAGTACCTCAAGTGGCAATCACTAAcgataatagtaaatattccgGTATAATGGGACCTAAAAGAGCTGGACCGCCTCCAGGGAGGAAAATGGCAGGAACGATAGATGTAATTGGTAGTTCGGGTTTAGCTTCTAGAAGAAACCTCGACAAATCCCCGCCCAAAGGAAATGTGATACAAGTAATGACCGCGGACAGGAGGGAGTATTCGAGAAAACCAGGTTTCCCTGATATGAGTGTGCCACCGCCAGGCGCTGGAATGCCTCCTGCGTTTGACATGCCTCCTCCTGGATACCCTGGAGAACCAGCTCCTTTCTACATGCCAGAAACGGACCCGTATTATCAAAGTTACGAACCCACGCAGGACAATCAATGGGGCAACGATCCT acCTGGCAGCCGACGAATTTAGCTATTCCAATGACAGAGGGAGAGGACGACAAGGACACTGGCCCGAAAACCATACCCACCATGGTACCACCCACGAATATCCCACCTCTGATACCACCCAGAGACTCCAGGGACCGCGAGAGAGATCGGGAAAGAGAACGAGATCGAGACAGAGAACTGGACTCCATGGGAAGGGACAGGGAACGAGACAAGGAGAGGGACCGAGaccgcgagagagagaaagattcCATGATCCGCGAGCGGGACAGAGAAAGGGACTCGATGTCGCGCGACGAGGAGAGGGATCGCGACAG GCATCGGCACCGATCGCGGTCACGATCCCGCAGGCATAAATCCCGATCCAGAAGTCCGAGTCGGCGTAAGAAGAAATCGCGACGCTCCGAAAGGGAGCGTTCCAAGGAAGAAAGTGAATAA
- the Fip1 gene encoding factor interacting with poly(A) polymerase 1 isoform X1, with protein sequence MADENEDQWLYGDSTDGKEYTPISVQPESQENDSTAITAEEKSENLDDQKTETAPDPTSEVPEEVEPQEEESPSNDNIQNDSNTEVTKNGIREPSSQEDGEAASDSDSDDDVHVVIGDIKSTPAYGSLNIKRGGLLTNASGVPDKLNKQPGKFSIDEFETIGVINGMPAHEFNLDQLEDKPWRQPGADITDYFNYGFNEETWRAYCERQKRMRSESGVGLILNAGGGGGGSAGSMRVPQVAITNDNSKYSGIMGPKRAGPPPGRKMAGTIDVIGSSGLASRRNLDKSPPKGNVIQVMTADRREYSRKPGFPDMSVPPPGAGMPPAFDMPPPGYPGEPAPFYMPETDPYYQSYEPTQDNQWGNDPTWQPTNLAIPMTEGEDDKDTGPKTIPTMVPPTNIPPLIPPRDSRDRERDRERERDRDRELDSMGRDRERDKERDRDREREKDSMIRERDRERDSMSRDEERDRDRSRSQYRHKDRHRHRSRSRSRRHKSRSRSPSRRKKKSRRSERERSKEESE encoded by the exons ATGGCGGACGAGAATGAGGATCAGTGGTTATACGGGGACTCAACTGATGGAAAAGAGTACACGCCAATATCCGTTCAACCGGAGAGTCAAGAAAATGATTCGACAGCTATTACGGCCGAAGAAAAATCGGAAAATTTGGATGATCAAAAGACAGAAACAGCTCCTGACCCAACATCAGAG GTACCCGAAGAGGTAGAACCACAAGAAGAAGAATCACCTTCGAAcgataatatacaaaatgatagcAATACAGAAGTAACTAAAAATGGCATAAGAGAACCATCCAGTCAAGAGGATGGAGAAGCAGCCAGTGATTCAGATTCCGACGATGACGTCCACGTTGTCATTGGTGATATTAAATCTACTCCTGCGTACGGTAGCCTTAACATTAAAAGAGGAGGATTACTCACGAATGCATCCGGAGTACCagacaaattaaataaacagccCGGGAAATTTAGTATAGATGAATTTGAAACAATAGGAGTTATTAATGGTATGCCAGCACACGAATTCAATTTAGATCAGTTGGAGGATAAACCTTGGAGACAGCCTGGTGCAGATATCacagattattttaattacggTTTCAACGAGGAAACGTGGAGAGCGTACTGCGAAAGACAGAAAAGAATGAGAAGCGAATCCGGTgtaggtttaatattgaatgcgggaggaggaggaggtgggaGTGCGGGCAGTATGAGAGTACCTCAAGTGGCAATCACTAAcgataatagtaaatattccgGTATAATGGGACCTAAAAGAGCTGGACCGCCTCCAGGGAGGAAAATGGCAGGAACGATAGATGTAATTGGTAGTTCGGGTTTAGCTTCTAGAAGAAACCTCGACAAATCCCCGCCCAAAGGAAATGTGATACAAGTAATGACCGCGGACAGGAGGGAGTATTCGAGAAAACCAGGTTTCCCTGATATGAGTGTGCCACCGCCAGGCGCTGGAATGCCTCCTGCGTTTGACATGCCTCCTCCTGGATACCCTGGAGAACCAGCTCCTTTCTACATGCCAGAAACGGACCCGTATTATCAAAGTTACGAACCCACGCAGGACAATCAATGGGGCAACGATCCT acCTGGCAGCCGACGAATTTAGCTATTCCAATGACAGAGGGAGAGGACGACAAGGACACTGGCCCGAAAACCATACCCACCATGGTACCACCCACGAATATCCCACCTCTGATACCACCCAGAGACTCCAGGGACCGCGAGAGAGATCGGGAAAGAGAACGAGATCGAGACAGAGAACTGGACTCCATGGGAAGGGACAGGGAACGAGACAAGGAGAGGGACCGAGaccgcgagagagagaaagattcCATGATCCGCGAGCGGGACAGAGAAAGGGACTCGATGTCGCGCGACGAGGAGAGGGATCGCGACAGGTCTCGTTCCCAGTATCGTCACAAAGACCG GCATCGGCACCGATCGCGGTCACGATCCCGCAGGCATAAATCCCGATCCAGAAGTCCGAGTCGGCGTAAGAAGAAATCGCGACGCTCCGAAAGGGAGCGTTCCAAGGAAGAAAGTGAATAA
- the LOC116428382 gene encoding ESF1 homolog isoform X1: MDALLNDTRFAFIAKDPKFKRIPKTERKVKIDKRFQGMFKDKKFAVQYTIDKRGRPISQTSSENLKKYYDLSSSDEEEEEEEEEVEKEINKTALVKKKEKAEKEKSKKKKNKNKSLQNLKSKDINYEKNDMNNKDADENSDSSDNCYSSNGELLRIKPKESVKDSEESKESESESESESNDESISNENTLKADLEESKKQLYIKKENESNKLSDKVKNKLRDLSVNYARGEGVLMTDSSSDDDDEDDDDAEISDEEEIEHKWGELDKEADTTDDITHRLAVCNMDWDRIRAVDLMVLFNSFLPSGGIIHSVKIYPSEFGLQRMKEEEITGPKELIEENKKKDFDDENEDEEGSAYHMEKLRQYQLNRLKYYYAVVEFDSAETANKIYMECDGTEYESTATKLDLRFISDDTEFDQTPKEVCNEMPQLSKYEPRQFTTTALQQVKVELTWDETNPERMEIAQKLNSGKLDNINEKDLHAYLATDSSDEEEEDVEKKEEVPEDQKDSDTETNADPIEKYKALLREIEEKEEAKQNKEVELEFTWGLGTKEKAEKLVKEKMKKTENLTPFEQYLEKRKEKKKAKKQERKKRRDKDASSNSEGLDSDASESDGQAANNKSSSYGKKKMENSNVSLSEDSDNDEKRKAELELLLMDEDQSDGKQHFNMKKIEENATMSKSKQKRLSKKKNGQNQVKEDNFEVNVQDPRFNALFTSHHYNIDPADPHYRKTKGTEALIKEKLKRRADDDPMDESDAKSQKTNRNTDLQVLVRTIKRNAKNISRPIK; the protein is encoded by the exons ATGGATGCATTACTAAATGATACACGATTTGCCTTCATTGCAAAAGATCCTAAATTTAAAAGGATTCCGAAGACAGAACGGAaagtaaaaatagataaaagatTTCAGGGCATGTTTAAGGATAAAAAATTTGCTGTTCAATATACCATTGACAAGCGAGGCAGACCTATAAGTCAAACATCATCAGAGAATCTAAAGAAATATTATGACTTATCTAGCagtgatgaagaagaagaagaagaagaagaagaagtagaaaaagaaataaataaaactgctttggttaaaaagaaagagaaagctgaaaaggaaaaatctaaaaagaaaaagaataaaaacaaaagtcTTCAGAACCTAAAATCAAAAGATATCAACTATGAAAAGAATGATATGAACAACAAAGATGCAGATGAGAATAGTGATTCATCGGATAATTGTTATTCAAGTAATGGAGAATTACTTAGAATTAAGCCAAAAGAATCTGTTAAAGATTCTGAAGAATCCAAAGAATCTGAAAGTGAATCTGAATCTGAATCTAATGATGAAAGcatatcaaatgaaaataccttaaaagcagacttggaagaaagtaaaaaacaattgtatattaaaaaggAGAACGAATCCAACAAACTCTCagataaagttaaaaataaattgagagATTTAAGTGTAAACTATGCTAGGGGTGAAGGAGTTTTAATGACAGATAGTTCttctgatgatgatgatgaagatgatgatgatgcagAGATTTCag ATGAAGAAGAAATTGAGCATAAATGGGGTGAATTAGACAAAGAAGCTGATACAACAGATGATATTACACACAGATTAGCGGTATGTAATATGGACTGGGATAGAATACGTGCTGTAGATTTAATGGTCTTATTCAATTCATTTCTACCAAGTGGAGGTATTATTCACTCAGTTAAG ATTTATCCATCAGAGTTTGGTTTGCAACGTATGAAAGAAGAAGAGATTACTGGCCCAAAGGAATTAATAgaagagaataagaaaaaagaTTTTGATGATGAAAATGAA GATGAAGAAGGATCAGCATATCACATGGAAAAATTAAGGCAGTATCAATTAAATAGATTAAAGTATTATTATGCAGTTGTTGAGTTCGATTCAGCTGAAAcagcaaataaaatttacatggAGTGTGATGGTACAGAATATGAATCTACAGCAACAAAGTTGGACCTCAGATTTATATCGGATGATACAGAATTTGATCAG aCTCCTAAAGAAGTTTGCAATGAAATGCCACAACTTTCCAAGTATGAACCAAGGCAGTTTACTACAACAGCTTTACAGCAGGTTAAAGTAGAGTTAACATGGGATGAAACCAATCCAGAAAGGATGGAGATTGCACAGAAATTAAATTCTGGAAAACtagataatattaatgaaaaagattTGCACGCTTATTTAGCTACCGATTCGAGTGACGAAGAAGAAG AAGACGTGGAAAAGAAGGAGGAAGTCCCAGAAGATCAAAAAGACTCTGATACGGAGACAAATGCTGATCCCATTGAAAAGTATAAAGCTCTGCTaagagaaatagaagaaaaggaggaagcaaagcaaaataaagaggTTGAACTAGAATTCACGTGGGGGTTAGGAACCAAAGAGAAGGCAGAAAAACTAGTAAaggagaaaatgaagaaaactgAAAACCTAACGCCATTTGAACAGTACTTAGAGAAAcgtaaagagaaaaagaaagctAAAAAGCAAGAGCGAAAGAAACGCAGAGATAAAGATGCGTCTTCAAATTCTGAAGGGCTTGATTCGGATGCTAGTGAAAGCGACGGTCAAGCTGCAAACAATAAATCATCATCGTAcggaaagaagaaaatggaaaatagtaaTGTATCTTTATCGGAAGATAGTGACAATGATGAGAAGCGTAAAGCCGAATTGGAACTTCTTTTAATGGATGAAGATCAAAGCGATGGTAAACAACATTTTAATatgaagaaaattgaagaaaatgccACGATGTCGAAATCTAAACAAAAGCGACTCagcaaaaagaaaaatggtCAGAATCAAGTAAAGGAGGACAATTTTGAAGTGAATGTACAAGATCCGAGATTCAATGCATTGTTCACATCGCATCATTATAATATTGATCCAGCAGATCCACATTATAGAAAAACTAAGGGTACCGAAGCTTTAATCAAAGAAAAACTGAAAAGGAGAGCAGATGATGATCCTATGGAC GAAAGTGATGCCAAGTCTCAGAAAACAAACCGGAACACGGATTTACAAGTATTAGTTAGAACCATAAAGAGGAATGCAAAGAATATTTCACGACCAATAAAATGA
- the LOC116428382 gene encoding ESF1 homolog isoform X2, with translation MDALLNDTRFAFIAKDPKFKRIPKTERKVKIDKRFQGMFKDKKFAVQYTIDKRGRPISQTSSENLKKYYDLSSSDEEEEEEEEEVEKEINKTALVKKKEKAEKEKSKKKKNKNKSLQNLKSKDINYEKNDMNNKDADENSDSSDNCYSSNGELLRIKPKESVKDSEESKESESESESESNDESISNENTLKADLEESKKQLYIKKENESNKLSDKVKNKLRDLSVNYARGEGVLMTDSSSDDDDEDDDDAEISDEEEIEHKWGELDKEADTTDDITHRLAVCNMDWDRIRAVDLMVLFNSFLPSGGIIHSVKIYPSEFGLQRMKEEEITGPKELIEENKKKDFDDENEDEEGSAYHMEKLRQYQLNRLKYYYAVVEFDSAETANKIYMECDGTEYESTATKLDLRFISDDTEFDQTPKEVCNEMPQLSKYEPRQFTTTALQQVKVELTWDETNPERMEIAQKLNSGKLDNINEKDLHAYLATDSSDEEEDVEKKEEVPEDQKDSDTETNADPIEKYKALLREIEEKEEAKQNKEVELEFTWGLGTKEKAEKLVKEKMKKTENLTPFEQYLEKRKEKKKAKKQERKKRRDKDASSNSEGLDSDASESDGQAANNKSSSYGKKKMENSNVSLSEDSDNDEKRKAELELLLMDEDQSDGKQHFNMKKIEENATMSKSKQKRLSKKKNGQNQVKEDNFEVNVQDPRFNALFTSHHYNIDPADPHYRKTKGTEALIKEKLKRRADDDPMDESDAKSQKTNRNTDLQVLVRTIKRNAKNISRPIK, from the exons ATGGATGCATTACTAAATGATACACGATTTGCCTTCATTGCAAAAGATCCTAAATTTAAAAGGATTCCGAAGACAGAACGGAaagtaaaaatagataaaagatTTCAGGGCATGTTTAAGGATAAAAAATTTGCTGTTCAATATACCATTGACAAGCGAGGCAGACCTATAAGTCAAACATCATCAGAGAATCTAAAGAAATATTATGACTTATCTAGCagtgatgaagaagaagaagaagaagaagaagaagtagaaaaagaaataaataaaactgctttggttaaaaagaaagagaaagctgaaaaggaaaaatctaaaaagaaaaagaataaaaacaaaagtcTTCAGAACCTAAAATCAAAAGATATCAACTATGAAAAGAATGATATGAACAACAAAGATGCAGATGAGAATAGTGATTCATCGGATAATTGTTATTCAAGTAATGGAGAATTACTTAGAATTAAGCCAAAAGAATCTGTTAAAGATTCTGAAGAATCCAAAGAATCTGAAAGTGAATCTGAATCTGAATCTAATGATGAAAGcatatcaaatgaaaataccttaaaagcagacttggaagaaagtaaaaaacaattgtatattaaaaaggAGAACGAATCCAACAAACTCTCagataaagttaaaaataaattgagagATTTAAGTGTAAACTATGCTAGGGGTGAAGGAGTTTTAATGACAGATAGTTCttctgatgatgatgatgaagatgatgatgatgcagAGATTTCag ATGAAGAAGAAATTGAGCATAAATGGGGTGAATTAGACAAAGAAGCTGATACAACAGATGATATTACACACAGATTAGCGGTATGTAATATGGACTGGGATAGAATACGTGCTGTAGATTTAATGGTCTTATTCAATTCATTTCTACCAAGTGGAGGTATTATTCACTCAGTTAAG ATTTATCCATCAGAGTTTGGTTTGCAACGTATGAAAGAAGAAGAGATTACTGGCCCAAAGGAATTAATAgaagagaataagaaaaaagaTTTTGATGATGAAAATGAA GATGAAGAAGGATCAGCATATCACATGGAAAAATTAAGGCAGTATCAATTAAATAGATTAAAGTATTATTATGCAGTTGTTGAGTTCGATTCAGCTGAAAcagcaaataaaatttacatggAGTGTGATGGTACAGAATATGAATCTACAGCAACAAAGTTGGACCTCAGATTTATATCGGATGATACAGAATTTGATCAG aCTCCTAAAGAAGTTTGCAATGAAATGCCACAACTTTCCAAGTATGAACCAAGGCAGTTTACTACAACAGCTTTACAGCAGGTTAAAGTAGAGTTAACATGGGATGAAACCAATCCAGAAAGGATGGAGATTGCACAGAAATTAAATTCTGGAAAACtagataatattaatgaaaaagattTGCACGCTTATTTAGCTACCGATTCGAGTGACGAAGAAGAAG ACGTGGAAAAGAAGGAGGAAGTCCCAGAAGATCAAAAAGACTCTGATACGGAGACAAATGCTGATCCCATTGAAAAGTATAAAGCTCTGCTaagagaaatagaagaaaaggaggaagcaaagcaaaataaagaggTTGAACTAGAATTCACGTGGGGGTTAGGAACCAAAGAGAAGGCAGAAAAACTAGTAAaggagaaaatgaagaaaactgAAAACCTAACGCCATTTGAACAGTACTTAGAGAAAcgtaaagagaaaaagaaagctAAAAAGCAAGAGCGAAAGAAACGCAGAGATAAAGATGCGTCTTCAAATTCTGAAGGGCTTGATTCGGATGCTAGTGAAAGCGACGGTCAAGCTGCAAACAATAAATCATCATCGTAcggaaagaagaaaatggaaaatagtaaTGTATCTTTATCGGAAGATAGTGACAATGATGAGAAGCGTAAAGCCGAATTGGAACTTCTTTTAATGGATGAAGATCAAAGCGATGGTAAACAACATTTTAATatgaagaaaattgaagaaaatgccACGATGTCGAAATCTAAACAAAAGCGACTCagcaaaaagaaaaatggtCAGAATCAAGTAAAGGAGGACAATTTTGAAGTGAATGTACAAGATCCGAGATTCAATGCATTGTTCACATCGCATCATTATAATATTGATCCAGCAGATCCACATTATAGAAAAACTAAGGGTACCGAAGCTTTAATCAAAGAAAAACTGAAAAGGAGAGCAGATGATGATCCTATGGAC GAAAGTGATGCCAAGTCTCAGAAAACAAACCGGAACACGGATTTACAAGTATTAGTTAGAACCATAAAGAGGAATGCAAAGAATATTTCACGACCAATAAAATGA